A single window of Canis lupus familiaris isolate Mischka breed German Shepherd chromosome 7, alternate assembly UU_Cfam_GSD_1.0, whole genome shotgun sequence DNA harbors:
- the FCRL1 gene encoding Fc receptor-like protein 1 isoform X1 yields MLLGLVLLLCAQPREPTSEALHLTARPSWPLEGRSMTLTCETEATSQQLDDQLQFCFFRDDQALDLGCGSDPVLQVPTVWRKDSGSYWCEAKTSAQKVTRSPRIQIQVQDKDASMVPGSGCGIPPEGVPVWNVSLETQPPEGQVQKGKKLVLICLATQGTGHITFSWYKGALGLNLETKTQRSLSANFEIPRVTESDSEKYYCTADNGYGPSVSELVSITVRSPVSRPILTLKVPGAQVFPGDMVELHCEAHGGSPPILYQFYHENVTLGSSSAPSGEGASFNLSLTMEHSGNYSCEADNGLGAQHSEVVTLNITVPVEDREELLTSGILEGLLGVLGPTIMALFCCWLKKKIGRRPARDLPRSPPRPVPQASNYVNSAAPLQGQSVYENVNVVSGDEIYSLVYHTQQERQAAANPLRTHTEDQDASAIYFRLKNTSDTSVTDVDYEDAM; encoded by the exons CACTGCATCTGACAGCCAGGCCCTCCTGGCCCTTGGAGGGGAGATCAATGACCCTGACCTGTGAGACTGAGGCCACTTCTCAGCAGCTGGATGACCAGCTCCAGTTCTGCTTCTTCAGAGATGACCAGGCCCTGGATCTGGGCTGTGGCAGTGACCCGGTGCTCCAGGTTCCCACTGTGTGGAGGAAAGACTCGGGATCCTACTGGTGTGAAGCAAAGACCTCGGCACAGAAAGTCACTCGGAGCCCAAGGATCCAGATACAGGTGCAAG ACAAGGATGCGTCCATGGTGCCGGGAAGCGGATGTGGAATTCCTCCAGAAG GAGTCCCGGTCTGGAATGTGAGCTTGGAGACACAGCCTCCAGAGGGACAAGTGCAGAAGGGAAAGAAGCTGGTTCTCATCTGTTTGGCCACCCAGGGCACGGGACACATCACCTTCTCCTGGTACAAAGGGGCCCTGGGTTTGAACCTGGAAACAAAGACCCAGCGCTCACTGTCCGCGAATTTCGAGATCCCAAGGGTAACGGAGAGTGATTCGGAGAAATACTACTGCACGGCCGACAACGGCTACGGCCCCAGTGTTAGCGAGCTCGTGAGCATCACCGTTAGAA GTCCAGTGTCCCGCCCCATCCTCACCCTCAAGGTGCCTGGGGCCCAGGTCTTCCCTGGGGACATGGTGGAGCTTCACTGTGAGGCCCACGGGGGCTCTCCCCCGATCCTGTACCAGTTTTATCATGAGAATGTCACCCTGGGAAGCAGCTCAGCCCCCTCTGGAGAAGGAGCGTCCTTCAACCTCTCTCTGACCATGGAGCATTCTGGAAACTACTCCTGTGAAGCTGACAATGGCCTGGGGGCCCAGCACAGCGAGGTGGTGACACTCAACATCACAG tgcccgtggAGGACAGAGAGGAACTGCTCACCTCAGGAATCTTGGAGGGGCTGCTTGGCGTCCTCGGTCCCACCATTATGGCCCTATTCTGCTGTtggctcaagaaaaaaatag GAAGACGTCCGGCCAGGGACCTGCCCAG GAGCCCTCCCCGCCCTGTGCCACAAGCTTCCAACTACGTCAACTCAGCTGCCCCACTGCAAGGACAGTCTGTATATGAAAATG tGAATGTCGTAAGCGGGGACGAGATTTACTCTTTGGTGTACCATACGCAGCAGGAGCGGCAAGCAGCAG CAAATCCCCTGAGGACACATACCGAGGACCAG GATGCCTCAGCCATTTACTTTAGGCTGAAGAATACAAGCGATACAAGTGTTACAGATGTAGACTATGAAGATGCTATGTAA
- the FCRL1 gene encoding Fc receptor-like protein 1 isoform X2, with the protein MLLGLVLLLCAQPREPTSEALHLTARPSWPLEGRSMTLTCETEATSQQLDDQLQFCFFRDDQALDLGCGSDPVLQVPTVWRKDSGSYWCEAKTSAQKVTRSPRIQIQVQGVPVWNVSLETQPPEGQVQKGKKLVLICLATQGTGHITFSWYKGALGLNLETKTQRSLSANFEIPRVTESDSEKYYCTADNGYGPSVSELVSITVRSPVSRPILTLKVPGAQVFPGDMVELHCEAHGGSPPILYQFYHENVTLGSSSAPSGEGASFNLSLTMEHSGNYSCEADNGLGAQHSEVVTLNITVPVEDREELLTSGILEGLLGVLGPTIMALFCCWLKKKIGRRPARDLPRSPPRPVPQASNYVNSAAPLQGQSVYENVNVVSGDEIYSLVYHTQQERQAAANPLRTHTEDQDASAIYFRLKNTSDTSVTDVDYEDAM; encoded by the exons CACTGCATCTGACAGCCAGGCCCTCCTGGCCCTTGGAGGGGAGATCAATGACCCTGACCTGTGAGACTGAGGCCACTTCTCAGCAGCTGGATGACCAGCTCCAGTTCTGCTTCTTCAGAGATGACCAGGCCCTGGATCTGGGCTGTGGCAGTGACCCGGTGCTCCAGGTTCCCACTGTGTGGAGGAAAGACTCGGGATCCTACTGGTGTGAAGCAAAGACCTCGGCACAGAAAGTCACTCGGAGCCCAAGGATCCAGATACAGGTGCAAG GAGTCCCGGTCTGGAATGTGAGCTTGGAGACACAGCCTCCAGAGGGACAAGTGCAGAAGGGAAAGAAGCTGGTTCTCATCTGTTTGGCCACCCAGGGCACGGGACACATCACCTTCTCCTGGTACAAAGGGGCCCTGGGTTTGAACCTGGAAACAAAGACCCAGCGCTCACTGTCCGCGAATTTCGAGATCCCAAGGGTAACGGAGAGTGATTCGGAGAAATACTACTGCACGGCCGACAACGGCTACGGCCCCAGTGTTAGCGAGCTCGTGAGCATCACCGTTAGAA GTCCAGTGTCCCGCCCCATCCTCACCCTCAAGGTGCCTGGGGCCCAGGTCTTCCCTGGGGACATGGTGGAGCTTCACTGTGAGGCCCACGGGGGCTCTCCCCCGATCCTGTACCAGTTTTATCATGAGAATGTCACCCTGGGAAGCAGCTCAGCCCCCTCTGGAGAAGGAGCGTCCTTCAACCTCTCTCTGACCATGGAGCATTCTGGAAACTACTCCTGTGAAGCTGACAATGGCCTGGGGGCCCAGCACAGCGAGGTGGTGACACTCAACATCACAG tgcccgtggAGGACAGAGAGGAACTGCTCACCTCAGGAATCTTGGAGGGGCTGCTTGGCGTCCTCGGTCCCACCATTATGGCCCTATTCTGCTGTtggctcaagaaaaaaatag GAAGACGTCCGGCCAGGGACCTGCCCAG GAGCCCTCCCCGCCCTGTGCCACAAGCTTCCAACTACGTCAACTCAGCTGCCCCACTGCAAGGACAGTCTGTATATGAAAATG tGAATGTCGTAAGCGGGGACGAGATTTACTCTTTGGTGTACCATACGCAGCAGGAGCGGCAAGCAGCAG CAAATCCCCTGAGGACACATACCGAGGACCAG GATGCCTCAGCCATTTACTTTAGGCTGAAGAATACAAGCGATACAAGTGTTACAGATGTAGACTATGAAGATGCTATGTAA
- the FCRL1 gene encoding Fc receptor-like protein 1 isoform X3 — MTLTCETEATSQQLDDQLQFCFFRDDQALDLGCGSDPVLQVPTVWRKDSGSYWCEAKTSAQKVTRSPRIQIQVQDKDASMVPGSGCGIPPEGVPVWNVSLETQPPEGQVQKGKKLVLICLATQGTGHITFSWYKGALGLNLETKTQRSLSANFEIPRVTESDSEKYYCTADNGYGPSVSELVSITVRSPVSRPILTLKVPGAQVFPGDMVELHCEAHGGSPPILYQFYHENVTLGSSSAPSGEGASFNLSLTMEHSGNYSCEADNGLGAQHSEVVTLNITVPVEDREELLTSGILEGLLGVLGPTIMALFCCWLKKKIGRRPARDLPRSPPRPVPQASNYVNSAAPLQGQSVYENVNVVSGDEIYSLVYHTQQERQAAANPLRTHTEDQDASAIYFRLKNTSDTSVTDVDYEDAM; from the exons ATGACCCTGACCTGTGAGACTGAGGCCACTTCTCAGCAGCTGGATGACCAGCTCCAGTTCTGCTTCTTCAGAGATGACCAGGCCCTGGATCTGGGCTGTGGCAGTGACCCGGTGCTCCAGGTTCCCACTGTGTGGAGGAAAGACTCGGGATCCTACTGGTGTGAAGCAAAGACCTCGGCACAGAAAGTCACTCGGAGCCCAAGGATCCAGATACAGGTGCAAG ACAAGGATGCGTCCATGGTGCCGGGAAGCGGATGTGGAATTCCTCCAGAAG GAGTCCCGGTCTGGAATGTGAGCTTGGAGACACAGCCTCCAGAGGGACAAGTGCAGAAGGGAAAGAAGCTGGTTCTCATCTGTTTGGCCACCCAGGGCACGGGACACATCACCTTCTCCTGGTACAAAGGGGCCCTGGGTTTGAACCTGGAAACAAAGACCCAGCGCTCACTGTCCGCGAATTTCGAGATCCCAAGGGTAACGGAGAGTGATTCGGAGAAATACTACTGCACGGCCGACAACGGCTACGGCCCCAGTGTTAGCGAGCTCGTGAGCATCACCGTTAGAA GTCCAGTGTCCCGCCCCATCCTCACCCTCAAGGTGCCTGGGGCCCAGGTCTTCCCTGGGGACATGGTGGAGCTTCACTGTGAGGCCCACGGGGGCTCTCCCCCGATCCTGTACCAGTTTTATCATGAGAATGTCACCCTGGGAAGCAGCTCAGCCCCCTCTGGAGAAGGAGCGTCCTTCAACCTCTCTCTGACCATGGAGCATTCTGGAAACTACTCCTGTGAAGCTGACAATGGCCTGGGGGCCCAGCACAGCGAGGTGGTGACACTCAACATCACAG tgcccgtggAGGACAGAGAGGAACTGCTCACCTCAGGAATCTTGGAGGGGCTGCTTGGCGTCCTCGGTCCCACCATTATGGCCCTATTCTGCTGTtggctcaagaaaaaaatag GAAGACGTCCGGCCAGGGACCTGCCCAG GAGCCCTCCCCGCCCTGTGCCACAAGCTTCCAACTACGTCAACTCAGCTGCCCCACTGCAAGGACAGTCTGTATATGAAAATG tGAATGTCGTAAGCGGGGACGAGATTTACTCTTTGGTGTACCATACGCAGCAGGAGCGGCAAGCAGCAG CAAATCCCCTGAGGACACATACCGAGGACCAG GATGCCTCAGCCATTTACTTTAGGCTGAAGAATACAAGCGATACAAGTGTTACAGATGTAGACTATGAAGATGCTATGTAA